A section of the Methanocella sp. genome encodes:
- a CDS encoding DNA topoisomerase IV subunit A, whose translation MTARSKEIVERLTKVGEGVLDDVRAGKNPSVDITMRALSNVYYDEKSGLIKLGDEKQKRYYFNIGQAKKFLQTMLIAKQIKILLEQDKPALSIRQLFYTLKHEIPGAGENTFDLQEESDPIIEDMELMTDSLREELNLIATPNGVLAGPMVVEDKTGDTLDFTKMGSAGGAVPPIVEDDYFHIKEMSADYILVVEKYAVWNLLNQEKYWKKNNCLLLTGKGQPARAERRLLARFGAEYKIPIYVFTDMDPWGYYIYSVYKSGSINLAFFSEKAACPRAKYIGLSVKDVMDFDIPRSSWVKLNDEDFKRMEEIAGYPWFKKDRWQNELADLKKFGYKIEQDALVSKSIEFTSNHYLPTKIENKDYFD comes from the coding sequence ATGACAGCCCGCAGTAAGGAGATCGTGGAAAGGCTGACGAAGGTCGGCGAGGGCGTCCTGGACGATGTCAGGGCGGGCAAGAACCCGTCCGTCGACATTACGATGAGGGCGCTGAGCAACGTGTATTACGATGAAAAGTCTGGCCTGATAAAACTGGGGGATGAAAAGCAGAAGCGGTATTACTTCAACATCGGACAGGCGAAGAAGTTCCTCCAGACCATGCTCATCGCCAAGCAGATCAAGATCCTTTTAGAGCAGGATAAGCCCGCCCTGTCTATTCGTCAATTGTTCTATACGCTGAAGCACGAGATACCGGGCGCCGGGGAGAATACCTTCGACCTCCAGGAGGAGTCGGACCCAATAATCGAGGATATGGAGCTCATGACGGACAGCCTCCGCGAGGAATTGAATCTCATCGCCACGCCTAACGGCGTGCTCGCCGGGCCGATGGTCGTCGAGGATAAGACCGGCGATACACTTGACTTCACGAAGATGGGCTCGGCGGGCGGCGCGGTGCCGCCCATCGTCGAGGACGATTACTTCCACATCAAGGAGATGAGCGCCGACTACATCCTGGTCGTGGAAAAGTATGCCGTATGGAATTTATTGAACCAGGAGAAGTACTGGAAGAAGAATAATTGTCTGCTGCTCACCGGCAAAGGCCAGCCCGCACGTGCGGAAAGAAGGCTGCTGGCCAGGTTTGGCGCGGAGTATAAGATACCGATTTACGTGTTCACCGATATGGACCCGTGGGGATACTACATCTACTCGGTCTACAAATCGGGCTCCATCAACCTGGCGTTCTTCTCGGAAAAGGCGGCGTGCCCGAGGGCGAAATACATCGGCCTTTCCGTAAAGGACGTTATGGACTTCGACATCCCCAGGAGCTCCTGGGTCAAGCTGAACGACGAGGACTTCAAGCGCATGGAGGAGATAGCCGGCTACCCGTGGTTCAAGAAGGACCGGTGGCAGAACGAGCTGGCCGACCTCAAGAAGTTCGGGTACAAGATCGAGCAGGACGCGCTGGTCTCGAAGTCCATTGAATTTACTTCGAACCACTATTTGCCCACGAAGATCGAGAATAAGGACTACTTCGATTAG
- a CDS encoding DNA topoisomerase VI subunit B: MTSRESSTSGESSAPIAVELAKKQKAISVAEFFEKNRHMLGFDSLPRCLITCVKEAVDNALDACEESQILPDIYIRVRKVDERILNVVIEDNGPGVQKDVLPRVFGKLLYGSRFHAIRQSRGQQGIGISAAVLYAQLTSGKPARITSRIDPKLPAYVYELKIDTETNEPKLLSENYDDFFTSRGTRIELNMEGTYVRGRQSVLEYLKNTAIVNPHARITFVDPYDERVIFERACDVLPKQPVEIKPHPHGIELGTLIKMLQATGETKLSKFLSASFAKIGGTTMESICKEANLDPGMAPSKLATDIDGVKRLMAAFQKIKIQAPPKDCLSPITGDLLKKGLTQNHRVDFISTVSRPVNVSHGNPFLVEAAIAYGGDIDTEGRAEIYRIANRVPLMYQQGACAITHAIERINWKNYNLEQPKGAKMPQGPIMIMVHVASTNVPFTSESKDAIADIPEIEDEIELAVREAARDLGRYLSEQKKALDARKKIKMFESYTKELALALEDLTGKDHVKIEAELRDVLAKKYTKFIDTGEPVKEGAVNDSPQ; this comes from the coding sequence ATGACTTCCAGGGAATCCAGTACTTCCGGGGAATCCAGTGCGCCCATCGCCGTCGAGCTGGCGAAAAAACAAAAGGCGATCAGCGTTGCCGAATTCTTCGAAAAGAACCGGCACATGCTCGGATTTGATTCGCTGCCCCGCTGCCTCATCACGTGCGTCAAGGAGGCCGTCGACAACGCCCTCGACGCCTGTGAAGAATCGCAGATCCTGCCAGACATATACATCCGAGTCCGCAAGGTGGATGAGCGTATCCTGAACGTCGTCATCGAGGACAACGGTCCCGGGGTCCAGAAGGACGTGCTCCCCCGGGTGTTCGGCAAGCTCTTGTACGGCAGCAGGTTCCACGCCATCCGGCAAAGCAGAGGCCAGCAGGGTATCGGTATTTCGGCGGCCGTGCTTTATGCACAGCTCACCAGCGGCAAGCCGGCACGCATTACTTCCAGGATAGACCCGAAGCTACCGGCTTACGTGTACGAGCTTAAAATAGACACTGAAACCAACGAGCCGAAACTGCTCTCCGAAAATTACGATGATTTCTTCACTTCCAGGGGTACCCGCATCGAGCTAAACATGGAGGGCACATATGTTCGGGGCAGACAATCGGTCCTGGAATATTTAAAAAATACGGCGATAGTGAATCCGCATGCCCGTATCACGTTCGTCGACCCGTACGACGAGAGAGTCATCTTCGAGCGGGCCTGCGACGTGCTCCCGAAGCAGCCTGTCGAGATCAAGCCACACCCCCACGGTATCGAGCTGGGAACGCTCATCAAGATGCTCCAGGCGACCGGGGAGACCAAGCTAAGCAAGTTCCTTTCCGCGTCATTCGCCAAGATCGGCGGCACTACAATGGAGTCCATCTGTAAGGAGGCGAACCTCGACCCCGGCATGGCGCCGTCAAAGCTGGCTACGGACATCGACGGCGTGAAGAGGCTCATGGCGGCCTTCCAAAAAATAAAGATCCAGGCGCCGCCGAAGGACTGTCTTTCGCCCATCACGGGCGACCTCCTGAAGAAGGGCCTCACGCAAAATCACCGCGTTGACTTCATTTCCACCGTATCGCGCCCGGTTAACGTGTCTCATGGCAACCCGTTCCTGGTCGAGGCGGCCATCGCCTACGGCGGCGACATCGACACGGAAGGCCGGGCGGAGATATACCGCATTGCCAACCGCGTGCCGCTCATGTACCAGCAGGGCGCATGCGCGATAACGCACGCCATCGAGCGCATCAACTGGAAGAATTATAATCTGGAACAGCCCAAGGGAGCGAAGATGCCCCAGGGGCCCATCATGATAATGGTGCACGTGGCGTCGACCAACGTGCCCTTCACGTCCGAATCGAAGGACGCCATAGCCGACATCCCCGAGATCGAGGACGAGATCGAGCTGGCCGTGCGGGAGGCGGCGAGGGACCTGGGCCGGTATCTCTCGGAACAGAAGAAGGCCCTGGACGCCCGCAAGAAAATAAAGATGTTCGAGTCCTACACGAAGGAGCTGGCGCTGGCGCTGGAGGACCTCACTGGTAAGGATCATGTAAAGATCGAGGCAGAGCTGAGGGATGTGCTGGCTAAAAAATATACAAAATTCATCGATACCGGGGAGCCGGTGAAGGAGGGAGCCGTGAATGACAGCCCGCAGTAA